The nucleotide sequence GTTCGGCCAGATTGAATCTATCAATGTGAGTTGAGTTTCTGCAACTTTGACAGAAAATGTTGTTAATTGAAAAGTTCTTTGAGGAACCAAAAATTACTGTAACATtagtttaaaaacttttttaaccttttttaaAACTCGTATTTTGAAGAGTGTATTTTAGGACATCTTATTTAGGTTTTATGTAGATTTGGCTAAATGTAAtgctatttattattatttttccagaTGATTCCTCCCAGAGGCTGTGCTTATATCTGTATGGTCCATCGTCAAGATTCATACCGTGCCCTTCAGAAACTGAGCACAGGCTCCTACAAAATTGGTTCAAAGGTTATCAAAGTATGTGTGAAGAATGTTTTATagatttataatatttgtaatgttCTATCATTTCTTTTGGGAATATGTCTTAAATATGTTACATTACTTCTAGATTGCTTGGGCCCTCAACAAAGGGGTGAAACAGGAGTACAAGCAGTTCTGGGATGTGGACCTTGGGGTCACTTATATTCCATGGGAGAAGGTCAAACTGGATGACTTAGATGACTTTGCAGAGGGAGGCATGATTGACCAGGAGACCGTTAATAATGGTGAGAAGAATGTCCTTGTTTAGAAGcggaaatttttattttatgtaactTTTCTATTTGCTCTTCTACTCAGCACTTAcccttgttttttttctgttgcaGAATGGGAATCACAGAGGAATACAGAGACAGCCAAAGAGACTCAGAGTCAGGCTGTTACAGTTGAAACCAGTACAACCAGCAGCACACCTAGTGAGCCCTTTACACAGCCTGTCACTATGATGCCCATGCAGGTATGATGTTGGCACTAATTCAGGCCAACACACAAATAGGTTTCTTACTCTTGCATATGGTTAAATTGCTAGATTTTAGGCATGCTGTGGTTTAGTTATTAAAGATCTAAGCTGGTAACTAACTGAATGTTGTtggttcaaacctcaaataaaattttagaagacataCTTCCATTACATGcttatatttattttgctcAATGGTGTCTGATGACAGCTGAATTAATGATGAATTACCATTTACTTATCCATGAATGACTCTTTGTTTTAGATTCCAGTGGCACAGactgtctctgctgttggccttgtgcctccttccttccctgTCACCATGACCGTGCCCCCGCCAGGCTTTGGTCCTCCTCCACCCTTTTTGAGGGCAGGGTTTAATGCCTCACAGCCTCCCCCAGGTACATGGTTCAAACCTAATCATTTAGAAATTAGGCTTTTAACTGTATAATagatttttgttacatttttcattAGTTAACTGCAACTAAATATCATGAACTATCAATGACAAATACTCCCAAAGCGTTTATGAACCTAAGTTAATGTTAATTCCAACATTTACTAATAGATTATTTAAATCCaaagttgtattttttaatgatttaatggaCTTGGACTTGGTAACATTAACTATTAAtagttgtattttttattaaagtcaTCTTTATGTATATAGcattttatacaatacagagaAAATTATGCATTTGGGCTGTTGTTCAGGGTTGATTCCTTTATAAAGATAATCAATTATTCATTTATAGCTCAGATCACTTCTCATACAGCAATGTCAGTACAGTCAGATCAATAATACTGAAACTGAAATTACAAAGAAATTAAAACTGTAGCAGAAATATTGTGTGAAGTGTTAATATATCTATACATTTCTCTTTCACAGGTTTTATGACCACACCAGGAATAGGACCGTCAGCAGTTGGAACCAGTCTTGCTTCGGCCCAGACATGTATGTTAAACAATCATCCttattttgtgtaatgtaaTGTCTCTTGTGAAAACGCTGACGTGAATTTTCAAGCTCCTAAATGGCCCTTTTACTCGTCTCTCACCTTTATAGCTCTAATGCAGCCTTCGTTGCAAACCACTCAAGAGAACAGCAAGGACTCTCCGTTTGGAGCAATGATTCCTCCCACCAGTGCTATTCCTGGGAGTTTTATTCCATCAGCAATGCCTGGGGCAGGAGTCTTTAACCCTGTGGGAGCACAGCATCAGCAGGGCAACACAGACAAAATTCCTCAGTCTGCAGAAACTATGGAGACAGCTTCTGAGATGACACTACAAGGTAAATGGGTTTATACGCACATTTTACAAAATGTGAATACAAGTCATATGCTTTCATTTTATTCTAGAGAACACAAAAGGGGAATCTAGTTGAATCTTGCAGCAATATAATGACGGTTCATAGGATTTGTGTGCGGTTTCCTCATGCTGTTTTTGagtcaaaattatattttagaaaTTGTGgagtaggggtgggcgatagCCTCAAAATTATATCACGATATTTCAGGAATATTTGTAATAACGATATTTATGACGATATAGAAAACAATATATGGAACAAAGTTGTATTGGTTATTGCATCTGGGTAggcagcagcatttattattgcAAACAAATTGAAGGGCATTGTCCATCCTTTTCCAATGAGATACTGTCATTGATGAGAgaatatttaattcaaagtgTAAATCTATTGTCATAAGCAGCTTTATAGTCACACACAGCACGAGTCAAATGAAAGTGAAGTAACCTTGGTATTTATTAGGTAAGTTATTAGTGTTTTCACTGAAAATCTTAAGTAAAACTATAAcattaaacataacattttagttTAACAGTAAACTAAAGTAATTTATTGCATGGTCTGTCTGAATCTTTTTGATTCTGATTTCCTGGAAATATTGACTTGGATATTTTCGTGGACGGTATGATATGGCACATACTCATTGCGGAATGATTCAGCCTTTTAGGAAAAACACATTTACTAGACTTaagaaaaatcctgaaaagaTTGAAAGTCACCacatatacagtgaggaaaataagtatttgaacaccctgctgttttgcaagttctcccacttggaaatcatggaggggtctgaaattgtcatcgtaggtgcatgtaaTCTAGAAGAAATcacaatatgattttttaaactatttatttgtatgatacagctgcaaataagtatttgaacacctgtctatcagctagaattctgacctgcaaagacctgttagtctgcccttaaaatgtccacctccactccatttattatcctaaattagatgcacctgtttgaggtcgttagctgcataaagacacctgtccaccccatacaatccaactactaacatggccaagaccaaagaactATCCATAGACACtggagacaaaattgtacacctccacaaggctggaaagggttACGGGGAAATTggcaagcagcttggtgaaaaaaggtccactgttggagcaatcaatagcagggtgttcaaatactaaTTTAGTGAGTTATGAATTTGTTTAAAAAGCCAGATAACTGCCAAATGAGGTGCTTAAATCTGCAGTAATGATGCTTTCCTGTCAGATAGTACGTGCACTTCAAAAAACAGACAGTACACGGGTAAAGGTTTTTACATGCTAGGGTAGGGAAAACTATCGGTGTCAGGTTACTTAAAGTTTAAGCCAAATATGACCTTGCCCTGATAAAAGAGTTTAACATTTACATGATCACACCTGTTGTTGGCTTAAACATTATCTGTTTAAGAATGTACATGTGCTCAGTGAATAACCACTTTAGTCTATCTGAATACTATCTTTAGTAACTATCTTTAGTCTAATCTGTTGTGAAACTTAGGTCATGGAATATAACCACAAGTTGCATGGACAACTATTATGTTTTTGGTTGGGGTGTTACTTTTGAAGACTTTTGTTACTTTTGTTTTTATGCTTGTATTCCGGctaaaacatttcttatttcttTGTCAGGAATGCATAATGCAGTGCGCAGTGGAATGGGTCTGCTGGGTATGCACCCCTCTGCATCTCTAACACATCCGCTCTCTGGTCAGAGGATGGCTGGGCTGCTTCCCCTGGAACTGCGACCCAACCTGCTTCAGGGACCTGGGGGCCGCTTCCCCTTGCTCATGCAGCCGGGGCTTGCACATCAGACCAACAACATCCTGGATGCTTCACTTCAAGCCCAAGCCCGTGTTCGGGTTCCATTTTCTCAAATGGAGCAATTCAACCGCGGTGAGGGCGCTTTTGCAAGGGCGCCTAACCCCCCGTCTGCTGGGGCTGACAGTCTTGCCAAGGCTAATATTGAGACGCCGCCAAGGTCAGATATAGGTGGCCAACAAGAGGGAGATCAGGACTATCGCTTTCCACCACCAGAAAAGCAGAGCACGGGGTTGTTGAAGACCCCTCCTTTGGAGATGCGTTCTGAGCCTGTGCCTGCCAGACCACCTTTACTAGAACGACCTCCAAGAACAGTTGAGGGTCGAGAGGGTAGGAGAGAAAATATGCCAGGAGGTTTCAGAACAGAAAGTCGCTGGGGTCCACCCAGGGGGGACTTTGATGAGCGAGACATGAGGGGGATGTCTGCAGGACCGCCAAAAGGTTTCCAAGAGGAGCGTTCCAACCCTAACTTTCAGAGTCGTTTTGAAGGCCGTGGCGGAAGTTCATCAGGGCCTGCTTGGAATCGTGGAACGGGGCCTTCTTTTAACGCCAACATGCACCAGGACTACGATGATCGTCGCAGACCTTGGGAAAGGCAGAACGACCGAGACGACAGGGACATGGACTTCAGGGGTGAAATGAACGGAAATCGTCATAGCCGGGAGCGAGACAGAGACCGCGAAAGGGAGAGGGACAGGAACCGGGACCGCGAACGAGCCAGAGAGCGTAATCGTGAGAGAGAACGAGAGCGGGAGAGGGAGAACGAGAAGGACAAAGAGCGGGAACGCTGGACTCCCCTTTCTTCACAATCTCAGCCTCAACCGCTGCTTCCTCAACCCAAGTCTCAGCCGCTTCTCCCTCTGCCAACCCCCCTGCTCGCTCAGCCTCAGCCTCAAGCACAAGAACAGGCACAAATAAAGTCACCGCCGCCACCAGTGCCCCAACACCAGCCTCAACCAGAAATACAGCAAACAAAACCAGATGCTGAACTGCAACCAGAGGAGAAACCAGAGCTGCAGTCCCAGCAGAAGTCACTCAGCCCCCCTAAAGAGTCAGTAACTAGTCCAGAGCAGGAAGAAGCTTCATTTATCAATGGAAAGGAGACCGATTCAAAAcctcaattaaacattttggaaCCGGCGTCCCAGACTGCTACAGAGCCCTCTCGTAGCCCCTCTCCATCCCTTACCTCCACACCCACCTGCTTCCAAAATGAGCCCTTGAAAGAAGAGAAGACCCCAGAAATGTGTGTTTCTTCATCTGTGGATGCAGACACTAAACAGACTGGGCCAAAGGTGAACGCTGAGACTGAACCTGAGCTAGAGAAAACTGACACTGAGGAAACATAATCATCACTCAGTAGGTAAAGATCATTTTGTATAGTCATCTCTGTAATCGTTTTGAAAGCTCTCACAGGACCCACTCAGTTCGCTAGAATATAGCAGACACCTTAATGAATGATTCTTACCTCTTAAGCTTCAAATGTATGTGCATTCTAGGCGGCTCACACTAGAGGATCTAAATGGTAGGTgggattttaatattttattttattccctgtttttagtttttaatgcAACCCCATTGTTTTAAACTAggtgtgtttttttctctcaagaCACTTGCTTGCCAAAATATTATGTAGCCTAATTGTAAATGCAGGGGGAAAAGAGGTTTGACCTTCCTATGGAAGAGTGTAAGGATTCTGGCTGTCTCCTTTGGATTGATTGCAGAATACTTGAAAACAGCACTGGCTTGTTTCGTCTTTTCTTTTCAACACTGCAGCTGCAAAGTTTGAAATGAATGCTTCTGTGGTGTCCAATGCTTCTTGTCTCTAAAGCAGAATATACGTACATCAAATACAGTGAGAACAGTACTGAGTTTTAGTTGCTTTGAAAGGAAactttacaacaacaaaaaaaaattaaactacaATGTATTATCCCAATATTAAATGTCTGTGATTTTTCCTTCATCAAACTTTGGAAATACATGTGCTTAGAAAAGGCGATCAAAGGAAAAATGGATGTTGGGTGGAATCTGTTTTGGTTTCAAATAAACATGCTCTGATTGTTAAAACATTCTTTAGGACTGTGTTTTGTATCAAGGAGAGAATCCTTCTGCACACAAAACCATTAAAGCCATGAGCCAAGTGATAATGGCCCCAGTATCGTGGAAGGGTGAAATGTTTTTGGTTTTGAACTGATGTAAAGTTTGGACGGCCACCAAATGtttgtctctgtgctgtgaggTTTGCATTTAGAACTCTCTTTTAGAGCAGCTTTCCATGCCGCATTGGAAATATGTCATGCACACATATGTTTTGCTTTATCACACACTCAAATATGACAGATGTAACTGTTTAGTGTGTAATTGCACCAGGTTTTGCCGCAGTAGTGTTAAATCGCACAAAACACAAATGCTGTCCCTGAACTTAACACcattattttctctgttgtgaaGTAGACGTATATGGAgtaattttttggggggaataAAAGCAAGTTCCTTTTGAACTAATTTAAAGTATGACATTCTCTTACACCATTATACAAACTAGTTTACTGTACTTGGGCCTAattttatatgaatatattaaaaaatgtccagtTCACTAATTACTTGACGTTTAAGAACTCACTTTAAGTCACTCAcagttttgatttattattGAAAGCACTCGATTTCATTGTGCAACTAGAAATTAATattagttcactttgaaattaaattgataTGTTTTAACTTACATCATGGGCAttcgagatgtaggagtatttgtttccctagtagtttcaattttgatcattttaggtcaaaccgttcttgtttgtgcctcacataatgcaggtctatggtcaccacctcaaagagcatacacagagaagtccaaatgaaacaatcccccatcgtaagtacacactgatggactaagacacgaaacgagcggtttgtgtgagaaaacagtatttatatcgtttttacctcttgtacaccactacgccTGACTGATCCGAAGTCGCACGTGCGTGTTttctgtggtgtacaagaggtaaaaacgataaaaaatactgttcattttctcacacaaaccgatcgtttcgtgtcttagtccatcagtgtgtacttacgatgggggattgtttaatttggacttctctgtgtatgctctttgagggggtgaccatagacctgcattatgtgaggcacagacaagaacggtttgacctaaaatgatcaaaattgaaactactggggaaacaaatactcctacatctcgactgcccatgaggtaagctaaaacatcaaaatttaatttcaaaactgaactatccctttaagtttctGAGACATTCATCCAATAACCAACTTTTGCATAGTGTGTCAAGTAAAATGGTATTTTAATAAAGCATGACCAGTTTGTGCAAAGCAGGCAGAAATGCTTTAACAAAACGGTGGTAAGTTGGTGGCCCAGATGCAAGAGACTGGCGTTCCACCATATGGCATAGGACCCTCCACTAAGAATATGCTAGTTCTCATGCAAACCTAGTTTTGTTTTGCTCCATCCTCTGTGCTTCGTTCTACTACGCTATGCCTGCAGCATACGCTGGAACTGCAGTCTCTCGTGAATGCGTATACAACAGTTAGAGGAAGTTAcagattacagtttgtaaagttttaaatatagatatttttcttacacaaatgcatcaattcgcttcagaaggcctttattaccttttac is from Pseudorasbora parva isolate DD20220531a chromosome 10, ASM2467924v1, whole genome shotgun sequence and encodes:
- the scaf8 gene encoding SR-related and CTD-associated factor 8, whose product is MEAVKAFNGELYSLNEYKPPISKAKMTQITKSAIKAIKFYKHVVQSVEKFIQKCKPEYKVPGLYVIDSIVRQSRHQFGQEKDVFAPRFSKNIISTFQNLYRCPTDDKSKIVRVLNLWQKNNVFKSDIVQPLLDMAAGLPPPSVTPISASSAVPVNSTTPGTPATPATPANIVQSLPDWVSQISNTDTVAAVAQILQSPQGQQLQQLVQSLQMQQQKPQPSLLQALDAGLVVQLQALTAQLTAAAAANTLNPLEQRVSSFNKKLLGQFDFGNESEHNEESKKDATSSQLPVVSDSINSSIFHQLAEHLQQQNLEQFQKQLMEHQQHQQKSMTMEGQDAIFGSESSAPPGQSSAQPQLSEQEAKMDDSIDNQQQDMDIDEGQDTLDEELFEAEEKKTSSTRSRTRSRSRSRSPKRRRSRSRSGSRKRKHRKRSRSRSRERKRKSSRSYSSERRAREREKERQKKGLPPIRSRVLSVCSTTLWVGQVDKKATQQDLTNLFEEFGQIESINMIPPRGCAYICMVHRQDSYRALQKLSTGSYKIGSKVIKIAWALNKGVKQEYKQFWDVDLGVTYIPWEKVKLDDLDDFAEGGMIDQETVNNEWESQRNTETAKETQSQAVTVETSTTSSTPSEPFTQPVTMMPMQIPVAQTVSAVGLVPPSFPVTMTVPPPGFGPPPPFLRAGFNASQPPPGFMTTPGIGPSAVGTSLASAQTSLMQPSLQTTQENSKDSPFGAMIPPTSAIPGSFIPSAMPGAGVFNPVGAQHQQGNTDKIPQSAETMETASEMTLQGMHNAVRSGMGLLGMHPSASLTHPLSGQRMAGLLPLELRPNLLQGPGGRFPLLMQPGLAHQTNNILDASLQAQARVRVPFSQMEQFNRGEGAFARAPNPPSAGADSLAKANIETPPRSDIGGQQEGDQDYRFPPPEKQSTGLLKTPPLEMRSEPVPARPPLLERPPRTVEGREGRRENMPGGFRTESRWGPPRGDFDERDMRGMSAGPPKGFQEERSNPNFQSRFEGRGGSSSGPAWNRGTGPSFNANMHQDYDDRRRPWERQNDRDDRDMDFRGEMNGNRHSRERDRDRERERDRNRDRERARERNRERERERERENEKDKERERWTPLSSQSQPQPLLPQPKSQPLLPLPTPLLAQPQPQAQEQAQIKSPPPPVPQHQPQPEIQQTKPDAELQPEEKPELQSQQKSLSPPKESVTSPEQEEASFINGKETDSKPQLNILEPASQTATEPSRSPSPSLTSTPTCFQNEPLKEEKTPEMCVSSSVDADTKQTGPKVNAETEPELEKTDTEET